The DNA segment CTTGCTGTTCCAGCGCTTGCGTCCGCGGCCGGAGGGGGCGGGGGCGAGGGTGGCCAGGTAGATCCTCTTGAGCGCTGCCTGTTCGTTGGGGAAGTGCCCGCAGGCGGTGGCGGCCCGGCGGTAGCGGGCGTTGAGGGACTCGATGCTGTTGGTCGTGCAGACGACCTCGCGGATGGAGTCGGGGAAGGCCAGGAACGGCACGAACTCGCTCCAGGCCCGCTGCCGGACGGCGGCGATGCTGCCGTATTTGTGGCCCCACTTGGCATCGAACTCGTCGAGCCGCTCGCGGGCCTGGAACTCGTTGACGGCCGTATGGACGGGCTTGAGGTCGGCGGCGACCTCGGGCCAGTCCCGGCGGGACGCGTAGCGCAGGCTCTGTCGGATCGGATGAACGACGCAGCGCTGCACGACAGTCTGTGGCCACACGTTGTTCACCGCGTCGGGCAGGGCACTGAGCCCGTCGCAGACCAGCATGAGGACATCCCTCACTCCGCGATTGCGCAGGTCGGTGAGGACCTGCTGCCAGAATGTGGCGCCCTCGCCGCCGTTGCCGGCCCACAGGCCGAGGATTTCGCGGTAGCCATCGGCGGTGACCGCGACGGCCACGTGGATGGGCCTGTTGGCGACCTGCCCGTCACGGATCTTGACGTGGATCGCGTCGACGAAGATCACCGGGTAGACCGGGTCGAGCGGACGGGTGCGCCACTCGTTCATCGACTCCAGGGCCTTGTCGGTGATCGTGGAGATCATCTCCTTGGACGCGCTCATCCCGTAGACCTCGTCCAGGTGCGCGACGATCTCGCCGGAGGTCATACCCCGCGCGGTCAGCGACAGGACCATCTCGTCCAGTGCGCCGGTCCGACGCGCGTGCCGGGGCAGGGCCTTCGGCCGGAACGTACCCCGCCGGTCGCGCGGAACCTGCAGCACGATCGGCCCGACCTCGCTCATCACCTTCTCCTGCCGGTAGCCGTTACGGCCGTTGCCGCCCGAACGCGAGCCCCGCCCACCGACCCGCTCGGCCTCGGCCGCCAGATGCTCCTCCAACTCGGTCTCCAGCGCGGCCTGCATCAGATGCTGCGTGATCGCGGGCAGCAGCCCGCCCTCGCCCACCAGCTTCAGCCCGCCGCCGCGGACCTGGTCCTGCGCCGGCAGCGTCAACGCGTCCGGCAGGTCCAGGCTCAGCCCGTCCACGGTCTCCGGCATCCTCTTCACGTCTGCACCGTCCGCAGCCGCCTCGCCCGACGCAAGCGACACGCCGCCCACCGTCTCGAGAGAGTGAGCCCTCTGGATCATCATCAGGTGTCCCTTCTGGTGAAGTTTCCACCTAATTCACGACACTCCCACCCGGGGCTTGACAGAGTGATGTCAGCGCCGGGAGGCGGGCCAGGTCCCGCTCGTTTCATAGACGGCGTCGGGGGTGTTCTGGACAATCCATTGCAGATAAGAGCTGACGCGAGTGCTCACGGAGGGACTGTCGGTGGCACAGCCCCTGCCGTAGGAGATGACTCCGATCAGGACGGGGTACCCCGCGTCGTAGGTCACAGGACCGCCACTGTCGAACACACAGGTGTCCCGGCCCGGTGTGTGGGTGCAGATACTGCCGGACGTGATGTCCTCCATGCCTCGGCTGACGCACTCGGCGTTGGTCATCGTGTCGAGGCCGACGCTCTGCAGGACGCTGCTCGCCGGGCCGCCGAGGCTTTGGCTGCCCCAGCCCATAGCCGTCACGCGGACGTTGTCGAAGGCACCGGGCGCGTGCTGCCAGGGCAGGTAGGCCTCCCTGATGCCCCCGCTTCTCTCCACTGGCACCGCGAGTCTTACCAAGGCGATGTCAGCGTCCTGGGTGTAGTGGTTGTAGTTCTCGTGAACTCTGATGTAGTTGACCGGGACCAGCTTCGTGTAGGGGTTTTCCATGGCCTTGCTGATGTCGTGATCGCCCAGCAGAACCCTCAAGCTCTGGGCTTGCCTCCCCTGAAGGCAGTGCGCGGCGGTCACCACATACCTGGGGGAGATCAGTGTCGCCCCGCAGAACACGCGATGCTGCGTGTCGACCAGGCCGGCCATGAACTGATGGCTGAGGGGATTCGCCTCCCCTCCTCCGACGATGGCCGTGGCCGGCCTGGCCTGCAGGCCCGCCGCCAGGCACGCGCCCATCAGCAGCACCGCGAGATTCCTCTTCCAGCGCACAGCCGTTCCTTCCGCTTTCCGATGTGTCAGACGACCCTGGCATGATCGCGCCAGTTCCCGCCGACGGCACCATGCCTGCCCGGCTTCCCCTGTGACGCATCGGGTAGCCAGGTGCCGTCGTGCCTGGCCTGATTCGGCCTTGGCCTTCTTCCCAACCGAGGTCACCGGAGCGCAGAAGTCACCCGAAGGAGTTACTGCGCCGCCCAGGGCGACCGGCACCCTTGTCGAGCCCGGAGAAGGACGCCTGGATCTGCAGCCCTGCTGGACCGCAGGCGGAACGGCGTCCTGACGAAGACGAGTGAACCGCTCGGTCGCGGCGGCCTCGTTCGGGGCCGTGTGGACGGGCTTGAGCGCCCTGGCCGTCCTGTCCCGGTCCTGACGGGCCGCATGCCGGAAGCTGTTCCTCAGCAGGTGAACGACGCAAGTCCGGACAACCGTTCGAGGCCGGAGTGTCTCCACGGCCTCGGGCAGGCCCTTCAGCCCGTCGCAGACAGCATCAGGACGTCGTCAACACCCCTGTCCTCGAGGTCCGTGAACACGCTCAGCCAGTACTTCGCGCCCTCGCCTCCGTCACCGGCCCAGATCCCCAGGATGCCCCGGTGCCCCTCGGCCGTGACCACCATCACGACGTAGATCGGACGGTTCGCCACCTGCCCGTCCCGGATCCTCACGTCGATCGCGTCCACGAACAGCACCGGACAGACGCGGTCCGGCGGCCGGTTGGACCATTCCGCCATCCCGTCCATCACCTTGCCCGTGATCGTGGAAACCGTGGCCTTGGACACGCTCGCGCCGTAGACCTCGGCCAGGCGCGCGGAGATCTCACCGCGCATCAGCCCCTTCACGGACAAAGACAACACCATCCCGTCCACGCCGGACAGGCACCGCTGCCGCTTCTTGACGATGGCCGGCCCGAACGCCCCCGCCACATCCCGGGGGACCTCCACCCCGACCGGACCGACATCGGCCGGCACCGTCTTCACCCGGGCCCCGCTGCGGGAGTTGCCGCCGCCCCGGCCCCCGGCGTCGTGCTCCTCGTGGCCGAGGCGATCGGTGATCCCGCCCCCCCAGAGCGGACTCCAGGACCCGCTCGGTCAACTGCTGGAGCAGCCCGCCCTCCCCAGCCGGCTGCAGCCCCTCGCTGCGGGCCCGGTCCACGAGCATCGCAACCAACTGCTCATCACTCGCCGGCACGGCCACCACCGGCTCGCTGCCCGGTATCCGCTCGATGGTGATGTCGCCCATCTGGCGTCTCCTCGATCATCGGATCCGCCGTTCAGTGAACACTCCCCGCTTCGCCATCGCCCTCCAGACCGCCCGTGACCAGGTGATCCAGGCCGCCGGCATCATCGTGGACGCCACCGGCCCGGTCGGCACCATCGGACGCCGCGTCCTGGCCGCACTCCTGCCGTCCCGCCGCCCCCGCGTGAGCACCCGCAAGGTCAAATCACCGACCTCCCGGTACAACGAACGACGCAATGACGGCAGACCCGATCACCGCCACACCGTCCCCAGCCTCGACGTCAGTGTCCTCCAAACCTCAGAAC comes from the Streptomyces sp. KMM 9044 genome and includes:
- a CDS encoding helix-turn-helix domain-containing protein, which translates into the protein MNTPRFAIALQTARDQVIQAAGIIVDATGPVGTIGRRVLAALLPSRRPRVSTRKVKSPTSRYNERRNDGRPDHRHTVPSLDVSVLQTSEPQPALPTTSRDDRHAAPAERRRHRILTLLEEDPTRLWRPRDIAAHFGDVTLDTMYRQLSRWAESGLIHKIGPGLHTATTWSPTPLQ
- a CDS encoding serine protease, encoding MRWKRNLAVLLMGACLAAGLQARPATAIVGGGEANPLSHQFMAGLVDTQHRVFCGATLISPRYVVTAAHCLQGRQAQSLRVLLGDHDISKAMENPYTKLVPVNYIRVHENYNHYTQDADIALVRLAVPVERSGGIREAYLPWQHAPGAFDNVRVTAMGWGSQSLGGPASSVLQSVGLDTMTNAECVSRGMEDITSGSICTHTPGRDTCVFDSGGPVTYDAGYPVLIGVISYGRGCATDSPSVSTRVSSYLQWIVQNTPDAVYETSGTWPASRR
- a CDS encoding IS256 family transposase; the encoded protein is MPETVDGLSLDLPDALTLPAQDQVRGGGLKLVGEGGLLPAITQHLMQAALETELEEHLAAEAERVGGRGSRSGGNGRNGYRQEKVMSEVGPIVLQVPRDRRGTFRPKALPRHARRTGALDEMVLSLTARGMTSGEIVAHLDEVYGMSASKEMISTITDKALESMNEWRTRPLDPVYPVIFVDAIHVKIRDGQVANRPIHVAVAVTADGYREILGLWAGNGGEGATFWQQVLTDLRNRGVRDVLMLVCDGLSALPDAVNNVWPQTVVQRCVVHPIRQSLRYASRRDWPEVAADLKPVHTAVNEFQARERLDEFDAKWGHKYGSIAAVRQRAWSEFVPFLAFPDSIREVVCTTNSIESLNARYRRAATACGHFPNEQAALKRIYLATLAPAPSGRGRKRWNSKWKAALNEFDQLFDGRLTAGRVQARQTNQKPLGQRV